AGACCGTGAAGGAGAAGTTCACCCAGCATCCATCATTCTTTGAGGTCATGTTTGCCATGGCAGCAGTCTATTTCAGAGAGAAGAAGTGTGATTTCGTGGTGTATGAGACAGGAATGGGAGGAAGGCTTGATGCCACAAATGTTCTCATGCCTGAGCTTTCGATCATAACATCGGTCGGCATGGATCATATGGAGTACCTCGGGGATACTATAGAGAAGATAGCCGCAGAGAAAGCGGGGATCATAAAGCCGGGGATCCCTATCATATATTTCAAGCGAGATGAGGCCGTGGCGAAAGTTATAGAGGATACTGCCAGAGGGCAGAAATCCCCGGTTATTATGGTCGAAAAACAGGATTATATAATAAATCATTTGGGTGACAAAACCATTGATTTTTCATTGCATAGTCGGTATTATAGTTATTGCAATTTGGTTATACAGAAGACATCGCTATATCAGCTGGAGAATATAAGCCTTGCTGTTATGGCGTTTTACGGGCTCATGAAGGCCCGGAACGCATCGGAGGAAGATATAGAGAAGGGCATAAGGGAGACTCTTCCTGAGTTCTATTGGGAGGGGCGTATGGAAGAGATCGCTCCGCATATATATGTGGATGGCGCACACAACGTCGAGGCAATCAGGGCATATATAGACACTATGCGGACACTCCATAGAGATGACAGGAAGATACTCGTATTCGCGGCTGTCAGGGACAAGGAGTATGGTGCTATGATAAGTATGCTGGCAAGTCAGTTGAAGTGGGACCGCATTATAGTCACCAGTGTGGACAGTAGCAGAAAGGCAGATTCCGGGAAACTGGCTCAGATATTTGCAGATAACACGGATGTGCCGGTCTTGGTAAGCGATGAAATAGATGAGGCTATGGATATGGCAGTGGCACTTAGGACAGATATAGGGACGGATCTGGAAAGATGCGGAGGACAGGGTATAGATGACGTAGATATATATTGTGTCGGATCGCTGTATCTGGTCGGCGGTGTCAAGAGATGGAGGAAGAAACATGATCAATTTTGATGAAGAGATAAAGAGATTCAAGCCTGCACTTGAGCTTGATCAGGCAGAGGATGCCATATATAACAATGACCTGAAAGATATCATGGACATCATGCAGGAGATGATGAGAGTTGCAAAGGAAGCCGAAAAGTAGAGCAGATAAATAAAGCTTTTGAATAAAGCAGAAAAGCGAAGCGGCAGAGACTACAGATAGATCAGGAGATTATGTTATGGCAGATGTACTTAACTGTAAACACTGCGGAGGCCCGATAGCTGTCACAGGCTATTGTACCCGATGCGGTCTTAAGATAGATTACGTGAACAAGGCTCTTAACTCGTCCAAGTATTATTACAATATTGGACTTGATAAGGCCAGAGTAAGGGATATGACCGGAGCTGAGGAGGCGCTGAGACTTGCCCTTAAATATGACAAGATGAATATTGATGCCAGGAATCTTCTTGGACTTGTGTATTACGAGACAGGCGAGATAGTACAGGCACTCAGCCACTGGGTCGTCAGCGTGAATTACTTTGACGGCAAGAACGTGGCAAAGAGATATATAAAAGAGATAAAGTCAAATCCCCACAGATTGGAGGCTATAAACAACGTCACAAGAAAGTATAATCAGGCTCTTGTGTATGCAAAGCAGGGAAGCAAGGATCTTGCATTCATACAGCTGAGAAAGGTCCTGTCAGATAACTCCAGGTTCATACAGGGATATCTGCTCCTTGCCCTTCTCTTCATAGATGAGGGAAGAGATGACAAGGCGAGAAAGGCGCTGAAGCGCGTCATAAAGATAGATAGAACAAATCCTGTGGCAGTCAGATACTTTAATGAGCTTGGACACACAGACGAGGAGATTATGAATTTCCGCGATTATCCACAGGAGGATTATGATGTTGATTCACTGTTCGTCGATGACCAGAAGAAACTCATAGCAGGAAATAGTGAGGTCGATTTTGACGGCGATCCGGTTCCGGTTGGAAGATATAAGGATATCAATTTTTACAAATACTCCATAGCATATATCATAGCTGGAGTTGTACTGGGGCTTGCAGCCATGTGGACATTGATAATTCCGAACAGGGATAAGGCTGCAGACAATTCACAGAGAGATTTGCAGATAACCTTCAGCCAGGAGATATCAGACAAGAATGTGAAGATATCTGAGCTTCAGTCACAGGTAGATTCTATGACAAACAAGCTTCAAAACGCGGAGACAGAGACTAAGACATTGAAGAATCAGATATCAAAGTATGGAGATTACGCATCACAGGTGCTCTCGGACGACAACAAGGCGAGGGTTCAGTCAGCGATATCAAAGTACGAGAATATGTCATATGAGGCTGCAATGGATGATCTTAACAGGGTGCTTCAGGATACACCGAATAGTGATGTGGCACTTTATTACAAGGGCATGTGTTACCTCAAGCTGTCGGACGAGAACAATGCAACACTTGTATTTAACCAGCTGGTAGAGAACTGTCCTAATTCAGTATATTATGCGTATGCCTGCGAACATGCCGATGACGAGGCGATACAGGCGGGCAAGGATAAGGCTGCACAGAAGACAAGTGCAGCTGCAGGAACAGAAGGATCGGCTGTGGCAGATAGTACAGATACATCTGTGGCAGATCAGTCAGATACGTCTGGAACAGATACATCCGGACCAGATACCACAGATGGAAATACAGATTCTTCCTACGGATATGATGATACGGCAGGAGCAGATGATCAGGGTGACGGATACACAGATGGCACAGACAGCACAGACAGCACTGAGCCTGATTACTCGGCAGATGACACTACAGACGGAACAACAGATGGAGTTACAGACGGAACAGCAGATGGTGCTGACACCGGAGACTCAGCCGATGGCGTTTATTAGTCGGCTGGAGAAAATATAGAATATAATATAGGTCATAGATGAGAATAGAGAGATACGAAAGAGATTGATGTAAAGATCAGCAATTTCTTTTGTATCTTTTTTTGTTATAGGAGGCGTGGGTATGAATATTTATGAGAAAATGGGGGATACTGTCATTGTATATATGCCCTCAGAGGTGGATGATTATGCAGCCGGGAAGATCACTGAGGCGACCGAAGAGATCTTTGAGGGACAGGATATAAGACATGTTGTGTTTGACTTCAGGATAACCACGTTTATGGACAGCTCAGGGATTGGGATCATAACAAGACGGTTCAGGCAGGTACAGACGAGAGGAGGAAGCGTGGGTGTCATAAATGTAAATGGGAGGATAGACAGGATACTGCTCATGTCAGGAATATACAGAATAGCGGTAAAGCTCGATGGCGGGCTGAAGGATGCCTAGCAGTTAGATATCAGTGAGTATAGAAAACAAGGAGAGTAAAAAATATGGACAAGAACAGATTAGTCGTGGAGTTTGGCAGTGATGCGAGGAACGAGTCGGTTGCGAGGGTAGTGGTTGCGGCAATGATGACGAGGATAAACCCTACACTTTGTGAGGTAGAGGATGTGAAGACAGCCGTATCCGAGGCAGTAACAAATTCCATAGTTCATGGCTACAGGTCAGGGACTGGAGTTATAACGGTCGAGGTATACATAGAGGACAGGACGATATACATAACAGTCAGGGATCAAGGCTGCGGAATAGAAAATGTTGACAAGGCTATGGAGCCGATGTACACGTCGGTCACGGATGGAAGCCGTTCAGGTATGGGATTTTCGTTTATGGAGGCATTTATGGACGGACTTGAGGTATTGTCGGCACCAGGAGAGGGGACAGTGGTAAAAATGAAAAAGATGATCGGAAATAGTCAGGAGATGTATTGATGACAGATAATCTTCAGCTGCTCAGGCTTGCAAAGGAAGGCGACATTACAGCGAGGGACAGACTGATAACTGAGAATATGGGGCTTGTGGTAAGCGTGGCAAAGAGGTACATTGGCAGGGGACAGGAGCTTGAGGATCTTATACAGATAGGACTTATAGGACTTATAAAAGCTGTAGACAGATTTGATCTTGAATACGATGTTATGTTCTCCACATACTCAGTTCCGCTCATACAGGGGGAGATAAGGAGGTTCTTAAGGGATGACGGACTGGTGAGAGTCAGCAGAAATCTGAAAACGATACATTACAGGGCGGAGAAATACCGGCAGGAATACCAACGGACAAATGGCAGGGAGCCAACTGTGGACGAGATATGCGCGAAGATAGGCAGTGATCCGGAAGAGCTGGTCATGGCAATGGAATCTGCGGTAGATATATCTAATATTGAGGAGATGGGAGAACTTCAGACCAGCCGCCGGGAGGAGGAAAGAGTAGTGGAAAAGCTGTATGTGAAGCAGCTTCTGGACACCTTACCGGAGAGGGAAAAGAAACTGATAACATTGAGATATTTCGGTGAAAAGACACAGGGGGAGATTGGAAGGATACTGGGTATGAGCCAGGTTCAGGTCAGCAGACTGGAGAAGAAGATTCTGCGGGAACTCAAGCGGGCGTAGAGTGCAGATGCTGGATAAAAAATGGAATATATTGGAATAATATCAGCCGTACACATGGACAGACTATTCTTAGAGGAAAAGAACAGGAGTATAAGTGTATGGCTGATTGTGTTTATTTAAAGCTTTCAGAGAGCTGTCTGGCTGAGAAGAAAAAAGTCAGAATAAAGGATGTTGCCACGGTGGTCAGCGGTAATCCTGATGCGAAGTATGATATAGAGAAGATGGAGCTGGCGAGTTTTACTGGTACAAAGGAGCAGAAGGTGATCTCTGTAATGTACATTATAGAACTGATACAGCAGAAATACCCAGAGCTGCAGGTGGAAGCACTTGGGGCGACGGATGTAGTGGTATATTACAGGACTTATGATACCAGTGACAATGTCAAGCAGATACTGAAATTCATAATGATATGTCTGATAGCCTTCTTTGGCGCCGGGTTTTCGATCATGTCATATAACTCAGATGTGAATATGGTGGGACAACTGGATGTCATGGAAAATATATTTGTGGGAAAGGCGAGGGAAGCCTACCCTGTGGCGGGAATAGCATATTCTCTGGGACTTTTCATAGGCATCATCATATTTTTTAACCACGGAGTCAAGAAGAAGTTCACAGATGATCCTACACCGCTCCAGGTTCAGATGCGCCAGTATGAGCAAGATGTCAACCAGACAGTTATAACAGATGCAGAGAGAAAGAAGGAGTGCAAAGATGCTGATTAGATATGTTTTGCTTGCGCTGGCGTGCTTTGCTAGTGGAATAGCCATATCCGGCGGCTATTTTGCATTCATATCGCTTATAGGAATATTTCCGAAGCTGTTAGAGAAGGTCAAGGGAGCAAGGCATTACATGTTGATAGAGAGCCTTCTGGCGTTTGGAGCAACTCTTGCAAATGCGGTGTATCTGTTTGATATACCGGTGAGGGTAACCTGGCTTGGGTATTCTGTCGTGTGCCTGTTTGGAGGCATATTTGTCGGATGTCTTGCGGGAGCGCTCACGGAGGTGCTGAACGTGATACCGATTGCGGCAAGACGTTTCAGCGTGAGAAGAAATCTGCCTTACGTTATATATGCGTTGGCGGCGGGAAAACTTATAGGCTCCCTGATCAGTGTTGCCGTGGGAATGTAGGGGAGTCTATTTAAATATAAAACAAATCAATAAGGAGGATCTTTGATCATGAAATTTGAGCCAAATGAAAGCGATTACAATGAGTATGTGGAAAATGTCACACCGACATCCAGTGCCCCAAGAAACTGTCTGTGGGCGTTTATTGTGGGAGGCATAATATGTACAATAGGACAGTTGATATTTAATATATTGACAAGATTTGATGTGAAGGAGGATGAGGCTTACGCGTACGTTTCTCTCATACTTGTGCTTGCCAGTGTTATACTTACGAGCTTAAATCTGTACAAGAAGATCGCAAAATACGGAGGTGCTGGAGCCCTTGTGCCTATAACAGGATTTGCAAATGGAGTGTGTGCACCGATAGTTGAGTTTCAGACAGAGGGCGAAGTATTTGGAAAGGGTGTCAAGGCGTTTACCATAGCCGGACCGGTCATATTGTATGGTATATTTACAAGCTGGCTGCTTGGAATTATTTATTGGATCATCTCTATATGGTAGATAGATACGGATAACCAGTTAAAAAATGGGCTTTTTACTAAAGAGATGTTGACTTTGGTAAAAAAAACAACATAATGATGTATAGACAAAAGACGATGGTTTGTGAGGATGATAGTTGTATGAAAAAAATATTTGCCATGAACCTGCCGGCTGACAAAGAGACGGTGGTTAAAGAGATATGTGGTGTACTTGGAGCTGTGTACGAGACAATTGACAGTGGCTGCGGTATGGTGAAGGTGTCAGATATTCTAGACGGTGTGGAATATACCGGCGCTACCGGTTTGAAAGAAAGTGACAGCCGAAAACTCAACATGGAGATGGTGGTATTTGCCGGGATAAGCAGCCGTGAACTGGATATATTCCTCGACAGGTACAGGAAGTCCGGGGTGGCGCCGATAGCACTCAAATCGGTGGCTACGGACACGAACAGGACATGGACAGTGGAGAAGCTCTATTCGGAGCTTGCGAAGGAATATCTGTTTTATAAGATGCATGGCAGAAAATAGGATAAATCATTTGTATACTGGACAAAAGATAAAGTACAACATACGATAATGAGGATGAGAATATGGAAGACAGGAGACCCAGAAATTCAGGGAACAAACCGGTGAGACCGGCGAATGATTCCCAAAAACGAGGCGGGATGACTGACAGCCAGCGGATGGAGCTACAGCGGATGAGAACCCGCAGACAAAAATTACAGAGACAGTATAAGATAGTGAGCTGGATACTTACAGGTATATTTGTCGTTATATTATATGCGGTCATATGCCTTATAATTGGAAACAGAAAGTTCTATGACAAGACCAGCATAAATGGCATAGACGTTGGAAAGATGAAGCCCACGGAAGCCGCCAGACTGGTCAGCAACCAGTACGACAGGGATTACAGCAGCGCCAGCGTCAGGATTGAATTAAACGGACAGAGATACACGTTGAATATATCTGAAGCTCTCGACAGAGATTCATACAGTTCAGTCAAGGATATTCAGGACAGAACTCACAGGTTCTGGATAAGAGGATATGGTTTCCTGAAATCGAAGATTGGTGGAACTGATTACAATATATATCCGGAGATCGGAGATGCACAGAAGCTGAAGAAGCTCGTGGAAAGCAGCGATATCATGAAGGCAGATCTGAGCAGGGAGGATGGCTACAAGATAGATAATGACAAGCTTATCCTCACGAAGGGCAAGGGTAGCTATGCCGTGGATGTGGATAAACTTGTCAGGACCATAAGCAGACAGACCGGCAAGGGCGATTACGACACGGTCATAAAGTGCCCGGAAAAACAGTCGGACGTTGACATGGATGCGCTTTATGAAAAGATACACTGTGAACCGCAGGATCCTACGCTGGATCCCGACGATGACTATAAGGTCATAGAGGCAAAGGACGGAGTAGATTTTGATCTGGATGCGGCTAAAATGGCTCTGAGTGGGGCAAAGTCAGGGGAGAAGGTTGAGATACCTCTTGTACTTACAAGCGCTGATCTGACGACAGCAGAGTATGAGAAGCTTCTGTTTAGGGATCAGATAAGCAGTTATTCCACTGAGGTTGATGGATCTGACAACAGAAAGACAAATGTCAAGCTTGCGGCTCAGTATTGTGATGGAACGATACTCATGCCAGGAGAGTCATTTTCCTACAACCTGGGAGTTGGAGAACTCACTGAGGAGAGAGGCTTCCTTCCTGGACCTTCATATGCAGACGGAGAGTCGGTTCTGGATATGGGAGGTGGAATATGTCAGGTATCGTCAACCCTCTACATGGCTTGCCTTTATGCCAATTTGGAGATAGATGAGAGACATTGTCATCCATATCCTGCATCTTACGTGCCTGCGGGACTTGACGCAACAGTTGCTTGGGGAGGCTGTGATTTTGTGTTTACAAACGATACAGACTATCCGATAAAGATAACGACTACATATGATGGATATTCCACATCATGTACGATATGGGGAACTGTCACTGAGCCATTCAGCGTGGAACTCTACACTGAAACTCTTGAGACTGAGCCATATGAGACGAAGTACGAGCTTGACAAGAGCCTAGGAAAGGATGAACAGATCCTCGATACTACAGGAATAGAGGGACTTACGATCCAGTCATACAGAAGAGTGTATGATGGTGAGGGCAATGTTATATCGGATAATCCTGAGGCTGTGAGCGTGTACTCCGTCAGGGACGAAGTATATAAGGTCGGTAAATTGCCAAAGAAGGCTAAGAATGATGATAAGTCCGGCGATAAGACGACGGACGATTCAGGAGAAAAGACGGAGTCAGACTATGACGAGGATTCAGAAGAATCGTCCACATCGGAACAATTGTAGATAGATCAGATGAGACTTCCAGTGACGGAACATCGGAGAGTTCATCAGAAGATAGTGCAGAAGCTGTATCGGAATGATACAGCTTTTGTTTACTCTACATCGTCAGCGTCATCTTCACGGATTCTGAGAAATCCCTCCAGAAATCCCGGTTCTTTAGTCCGTATTTCCTGGTTGGTATAGAGATTCACATAGTGAGGACGGAGCTTGGAGTAGATGATCTTCTGTTCGTTGTACAGGCTGTAGTAGCCGGACAGCATATAGCTGACGGCGCAGCCGATGGTGAAGAACATGATGCCGTTTGCACCAAAAAGCTCGATACTCAGGAACAGTGAGGTGAGAGGGCAGTTTACAACTCCGCAGAAGAAGCAGACCATTCCGAGAGCCGCTGCAAATCCTGGATCCATTCCCATGAGGCCTCCGGCTACACAGCCAAATGTGGCACCAACGAAGAATGACGGAACAATCTCACCACCTCTGAAACCGCAGCCTATCGTTATGGCTGTAAACAGCGCTTTCAGAAGGAAAGCCGCTGGCTGGGCATTTCCATTTAACGCTTTGGCAATGATATTCATACCGGTACCGTTGTAATCTGTTGTTTTTAAGACTATGTTCAGGAGTACAAGCATTAAACCACCCGCAAACACGCGTAGATACTGATTCTTAAAATATTTTCTGAACAGCTTGTGTACTATGGTCATAAATATGCAGAACAGACTGCTCAAAATGGCGCAGAGGATCGCAAGTCCTATGACTTTAAGCACCATGACAACATCTATGGATGAAGGTATCCCGGTGATATCGTAATGCTCATGGACGACGTGCAGCTTTTGGGTTATGGCGTAGGATATAACGGATGAGAACAGACACGGAACGAATGCACAATAGTACAGTATTCCTATACTGATGACCTCCATGCTGAATAGGGCGGCTGTTATAGGCGTTCCGAACAGCGCAGAGAATACTGCACTCATACCACACAGAGTCAGTATGTGCTTATCGCTCTCATCTAGTTTAAGGATCTTTCCTATTGATACACCGATACTTCCACCGATCTGGAGAGCGGCACCCTCACGGCCGGAGGAGCCTCCGAACAAATGTGTTATAACCGTTGACACAAATATGAGCGGAGCCATACGCGAGGGAATCTCGTTCTCCACACTTCTGATGGAACCAATTACGAGGTTCGTGCCTTTGGAATGTCTGATTCCGCATATGCGATAGATAAATACGATCACAACGCCCGCCAGAGGAAGAAAATATATGATCGGATGGTGACTTTCCCTGAAGCCGGTTGCGTACTCAACACAGATGTGGAATGCGGTTCCCACAAGTCCGCATATCGTACCCATGATCAGTGAAAAAATAATCCATTTTATAAATGTCTTTGTATATCTGATGCACCTGTTAAAACAGTTTATCCAATATTCCTTTGTAAATTCCACAATAAATCTCCATTTCTACACATGTACTTTTCTATTTAACGTCTCTGGTAATGTTAAAGCATACATGGCTTTTTGTCCAGTACTGGTTGATGGCGTATTCCTTTTCTGACATAAAATACCATGATGAAAATTTAAAATTCAGGGAAATATAGTATCAGAGACAGATATGCATATCAGTAAGGAGATATAAAAAATCTTCAAAACTGAATCGCCGAGCGAAAGGGAGTTGCGGAGTATGAAGGAAAAGGTAGGAAAGCAGAGTTTAAAATTTGAAAATGCGCCCTATATCATAGGAGCCGCATCTGTTGCGGGGCCCAAGGAGATAGACGGTCCTATGGCAAGGTATTTTGACAGGGTGAGCGAGGATCCGACATTTGGAAAGGATTCCTGGGAAGAGGGAGAGAGCGAGATGGTGAGACAGGCGGTGATGCTTGCCATACAGAAGGCTGGAGTGAATAAGGACGACATAAGATATGTATTTGCCGGGGATCTGCTTGGACAGCTCATAGCATCCACATTTGGAATAAAGGATATGGAGATACCGGTATTCGGTCTGTATGGGGCGTGTTCAACGTGCGGAGAGGCGTTGTCACTGGCAGCTATGACAGTTGCTGCAGGGTATGCTGACAATGTTGTGGCGGAGGCATCCAGTCACTATGGAAGCGCAGAAAAGCAGTTCAGGTTTCCCCTCGAATATGGAAACCAGCGGCCCCTGTCAGCTACCTGGACGGTTACCGGAAGCGGAGCCTTTGTGGTGTCGGACAGAGAGTCGGAAGTATGTATAAAGGGCATAACAACAGGACGGATAGTAGATTATGGAGTTAAGGATTCACTCAATATGGGGGCGTGTATGGCGCCAGCTGCTGCGGATGTGATATATCAGAATCTGCAGGACTTTGATATCGAGCCGACATACTATGACAGGATAATAACAGGCGATCTAGGAAAGGTCGGAAAAAAGATCCTTACAGATCTACTCAAGATGAACCAGGTTGACATATCGGACAATCATATGGATTGCGGCATAGAGATATTTGACAATGAGGAACAGGACACACATTCAGGTGGCTCCGGATGCGGCTGCTCTGCCACGGTGCTGGCTGGTTATATATTGAAGAAGGTCAGCTCCGGGGAGTGGAAGAGGGTTCTGTTTGTGCCGACAGGTGCGCTTCTCTCAACAGTGAGTTTCAATGAGGGGCAGACGATTCCGGGAGTTGCACATGCTGTGGTGATAGAACATCATGAAATGTCGAAAGGAAAATGATATGGATTATATAAAAGCTTTTGTGATAGGTGGAGTGATATGCGCACTTGCGCAGATCCTTATGGACAAGACTAAGCTGATGCCAGGCAGGATCATGGTGATCCTGGTGTGCTCAGGTGTAGTTCTCGGAGCACTTGGACTTTATGAGCCGATATTGAAGTATGCGGAGTGTGGTGCCTCAGTACCTCTTACGGGATTTGGTTACAACCTGTGGAAGGGTATAACGGAGGCGGTTGACAAAGATGGTTTCATAGGACTTTTCAGGGGCGGATTTCAGATGGCTGCGGTTGGCAGTTCAGCAGCGCTGATATTTGGTTATCTGGCTTCACTGATATTTAAACCGAAGATGACAAAATAATGGTATTTAGTTAGCATTTGATAAAATAAAAAAGTCCTGCCACAATGATCGTGGCAGGACATATTTTTATATCGATATTGAGCAGATCATCAGAAGCATTATTCACCTCCAGATTGATCTTCGGTGGTTACAATATCTTCTGATGTCGTAGGATCCTCACTTGTAGGTTCATCCGTTGGTGGATCCTCACTTGTAGGTTCATCTGTTGGTGGATCCTCACTTGTAGGTTCGTCCGTTGGTGGATCCTCACTTGTAGGTTCCTCAGTTGTAGGTTCTGGCGTAGGTTCCTCAGTTGTTGTAGCCTCAGTCGTCTGAGTAGTTTTCTGAGTTGTGGTCTTTTTATCCTTCTTCTTGTCGAGATGAATGTTACAGTGCTCCTTCAGAAGTGATTGATCCCACATGTATCCATCGAGAACATACTCACCGTCTGAATTGAGCTTGTATATATATGTTGTGGTCTCCGGACACGCTTTGTTTGCAAGCATGTGGGACTCGTTACATACGGTAACCTTCTTAACACCAGGACAATACTTTGTAGGTAACTTTGATGCATCAAAGTAATCTGTTACAGTAGGACATCCGTTTGATGGGAGAAGTCCTGTATCAGAACATACAGTAGCCTGAACGATTCCATCCGGCATTTCAAATGTGACGGATGTGTCAAGTCCCTTCTTTTCGATGATCTGATCCATGATATCTCTCCACATATAACACTTTATTGAGCCTGGACTGTAAGTTATATTCTCGTCATTTCCAAGCCATATAGAAGCGGTGAAATAAGGGTTATATCCACAGAACCAGTTATCAAAGTCGCCTGAGGTTGTACCGGTCTTACCTGCTGTGTACATACCCGTTGATGAGTTTGCACCGGAACCTGTACCTCCTACTACAACATCGTGCATAGCACTTGTGAGAAGCCAGGCGGTCTGTTCGGATATGACACGTGTCTTTTCTGGTTCTCTGTTGTCTATCAGAATGTTGCCATCGTGGTCATATACCTCTGTATAGAATACGGGCTTTATATAGTTACCGCCGTTTGCTATGGTTGCATATGCGGCTGTGATCTCAAGGTTGGTGATACCGTTTGTCAGACCACCGAGGGCGAGAGACTGGTTTATATCTGAAAGAATAAGTCCGTCGCTGTCTGTCTTTCTGTCTACAAGGGTTGTAAATCCAAGCTTTAACAGATAATCGTATGCAAGCTGAGGT
This sequence is a window from Coprococcus eutactus. Protein-coding genes within it:
- a CDS encoding VanW family protein, which gives rise to MEDRRPRNSGNKPVRPANDSQKRGGMTDSQRMELQRMRTRRQKLQRQYKIVSWILTGIFVVILYAVICLIIGNRKFYDKTSINGIDVGKMKPTEAARLVSNQYDRDYSSASVRIELNGQRYTLNISEALDRDSYSSVKDIQDRTHRFWIRGYGFLKSKIGGTDYNIYPEIGDAQKLKKLVESSDIMKADLSREDGYKIDNDKLILTKGKGSYAVDVDKLVRTISRQTGKGDYDTVIKCPEKQSDVDMDALYEKIHCEPQDPTLDPDDDYKVIEAKDGVDFDLDAAKMALSGAKSGEKVEIPLVLTSADLTTAEYEKLLFRDQISSYSTEVDGSDNRKTNVKLAAQYCDGTILMPGESFSYNLGVGELTEERGFLPGPSYADGESVLDMGGGICQVSSTLYMACLYANLEIDERHCHPYPASYVPAGLDATVAWGGCDFVFTNDTDYPIKITTTYDGYSTSCTIWGTVTEPFSVELYTETLETEPYETKYELDKSLGKDEQILDTTGIEGLTIQSYRRVYDGEGNVISDNPEAVSVYSVRDEVYKVGKLPKKAKNDDKSGDKTTDDSGEKTESDYDEDSEESSTSEQL
- a CDS encoding chloride channel protein, with the translated sequence MEFTKEYWINCFNRCIRYTKTFIKWIIFSLIMGTICGLVGTAFHICVEYATGFRESHHPIIYFLPLAGVVIVFIYRICGIRHSKGTNLVIGSIRSVENEIPSRMAPLIFVSTVITHLFGGSSGREGAALQIGGSIGVSIGKILKLDESDKHILTLCGMSAVFSALFGTPITAALFSMEVISIGILYYCAFVPCLFSSVISYAITQKLHVVHEHYDITGIPSSIDVVMVLKVIGLAILCAILSSLFCIFMTIVHKLFRKYFKNQYLRVFAGGLMLVLLNIVLKTTDYNGTGMNIIAKALNGNAQPAAFLLKALFTAITIGCGFRGGEIVPSFFVGATFGCVAGGLMGMDPGFAAALGMVCFFCGVVNCPLTSLFLSIELFGANGIMFFTIGCAVSYMLSGYYSLYNEQKIIYSKLRPHYVNLYTNQEIRTKEPGFLEGFLRIREDDADDVE
- the spoVAD gene encoding stage V sporulation protein AD, yielding MKEKVGKQSLKFENAPYIIGAASVAGPKEIDGPMARYFDRVSEDPTFGKDSWEEGESEMVRQAVMLAIQKAGVNKDDIRYVFAGDLLGQLIASTFGIKDMEIPVFGLYGACSTCGEALSLAAMTVAAGYADNVVAEASSHYGSAEKQFRFPLEYGNQRPLSATWTVTGSGAFVVSDRESEVCIKGITTGRIVDYGVKDSLNMGACMAPAAADVIYQNLQDFDIEPTYYDRIITGDLGKVGKKILTDLLKMNQVDISDNHMDCGIEIFDNEEQDTHSGGSGCGCSATVLAGYILKKVSSGEWKRVLFVPTGALLSTVSFNEGQTIPGVAHAVVIEHHEMSKGK
- the spoVAE gene encoding stage V sporulation protein AE; protein product: MDYIKAFVIGGVICALAQILMDKTKLMPGRIMVILVCSGVVLGALGLYEPILKYAECGASVPLTGFGYNLWKGITEAVDKDGFIGLFRGGFQMAAVGSSAALIFGYLASLIFKPKMTK